The Thomasclavelia ramosa DSM 1402 genome includes a region encoding these proteins:
- the lysS gene encoding lysine--tRNA ligase, which translates to MEERKFSEQELVRREKLQELVDKGIDPFGQRFDVTAYSKEIKETYGDKTHEELEEMAVEVKVAGRIMTKRRKGKVCFMHIQDRDGQIQLYVRKDAVGEDVYEIIKKGDIGDIVGVKGTVFMTNTGECSIKVEEYTHLTKALRPLPEKYHGLSDVEERYRRRYVDLIMNEEARKIAFARPKIIRSIQHYLDNQGYVEVETPVLNPILGGASARPFVTHHNALDMNFYLRIATELGLKRLIVGGMDAVYEIGRLFRNEGMDRTHNPEFTTIEVYKAFSDLEGMMDLTEGIISNAANEVCGTYELEYKGNKISLAPGFKRISMTDAIKEKTGIDFADQLSFDDAKKLAEEHHIEVEPHFGYGHIINEFFEKYVEETIIEPTFVYGHPIEISPLAKKNLDDPRFTQRFELFICGNEYANAFTELNDPIDQYERFANQLKEKELGNDEANEMDLDYVEALEYGLPPTGGMGMGIDRLVMLLTGQESIREVILFPHMKNK; encoded by the coding sequence ATGGAAGAAAGAAAGTTTAGCGAACAAGAGTTAGTTCGCCGTGAAAAATTACAAGAGCTAGTAGATAAGGGAATTGATCCTTTTGGACAACGGTTTGATGTTACTGCATATTCAAAAGAAATTAAGGAAACTTACGGTGATAAGACGCATGAAGAATTAGAAGAAATGGCTGTTGAGGTTAAAGTCGCTGGAAGAATTATGACAAAGCGTCGCAAAGGGAAAGTGTGCTTCATGCATATTCAAGATCGAGATGGTCAAATCCAGTTATATGTACGTAAGGATGCAGTCGGTGAAGATGTTTATGAAATTATCAAAAAAGGTGATATTGGAGATATCGTTGGTGTAAAAGGAACCGTATTTATGACAAATACAGGGGAATGTTCTATTAAGGTTGAAGAGTATACTCATTTAACTAAGGCTTTACGTCCTTTACCAGAAAAATATCATGGATTAAGTGATGTTGAAGAACGTTATAGAAGAAGATATGTTGATTTAATCATGAATGAAGAAGCTCGTAAAATTGCTTTTGCAAGACCAAAAATAATCCGTTCTATTCAACATTATCTAGATAATCAAGGCTATGTTGAGGTAGAAACACCTGTATTAAATCCAATTTTAGGTGGTGCCAGTGCGAGACCTTTTGTTACTCATCATAATGCTTTGGATATGAATTTTTATTTACGTATTGCAACTGAATTAGGATTAAAGAGATTAATTGTTGGTGGTATGGATGCGGTTTATGAAATTGGACGTTTATTCAGAAATGAAGGAATGGATAGAACACATAATCCTGAATTTACAACAATTGAAGTTTATAAAGCCTTTAGTGACCTTGAAGGGATGATGGATTTAACTGAAGGAATTATTTCAAATGCAGCTAATGAAGTTTGTGGTACATATGAGTTAGAATATAAGGGAAATAAGATTTCTTTAGCACCAGGATTTAAACGTATTTCAATGACAGATGCAATTAAAGAAAAAACAGGAATTGATTTTGCTGATCAATTAAGCTTTGATGATGCTAAGAAATTAGCAGAAGAGCATCATATTGAGGTAGAACCTCATTTTGGCTATGGTCATATTATCAATGAATTCTTTGAAAAATATGTTGAAGAAACAATTATTGAACCGACATTTGTCTATGGTCATCCAATTGAGATTTCACCACTTGCAAAGAAGAATTTAGATGATCCACGTTTTACACAACGTTTTGAATTATTTATCTGTGGTAATGAATATGCTAATGCATTTACTGAATTAAATGATCCAATTGATCAGTATGAAAGATTTGCTAATCAGTTAAAAGAAAAAGAATTAGGTAATGATGAAGCTAATGAAATGGATTTAGATTATGTAGAAGCATTGGAATATGGATTACCACCAACAGGTGGAATGGGTATGGGAATTGATAGACTTGTTATGTTATTAACTGGACAAGAATCAATCCGTGAGGTAATTTTATTCCCTCATATGAAGAATAAGTAA